A window of Saccharicrinis carchari contains these coding sequences:
- a CDS encoding AEC family transporter, whose translation MFSALFINVLSVFLMMVPGYVIIRRNIISEKALKDFSHIIIKVLYPSLIFSSVTTNFTLTKVLESWQLPVSIFMFCVLGYAIGLLYAGFFKSSNPKRRKSILFQMTINNYSFLPLAIISKLYGEQHMAALILSTLGAELAVWTLGMSILNLNKGGFTLRNLKHLLSPPLISIYFSAGLLLALHIVNMPIQRLFDSSLIIDYTQKTIYELGQATIPMSLIMVGGRMGKIKLGDLKQRDLWAVALFRLILIPVAGVLMLKFLFPHHLYLNVMLIVAVMPSAMASLVLGELYGADQKLISGTILITHALSLITIPLWLLLLL comes from the coding sequence ATGTTTTCAGCATTATTTATAAATGTACTATCGGTTTTTTTAATGATGGTACCCGGATACGTTATCATCCGGCGAAATATCATATCCGAAAAAGCACTTAAAGATTTTAGCCATATCATCATCAAGGTACTTTATCCGTCCTTGATTTTTAGTTCTGTAACAACAAACTTTACGCTTACCAAAGTGCTTGAGTCGTGGCAACTTCCCGTTTCCATTTTCATGTTTTGTGTACTGGGGTATGCCATTGGCCTGTTGTATGCGGGTTTTTTTAAAAGTAGCAATCCTAAAAGGCGCAAGAGTATTTTGTTTCAGATGACCATCAACAATTACTCCTTTTTGCCCCTTGCCATTATATCCAAACTCTACGGCGAACAGCATATGGCCGCACTAATACTATCCACCCTGGGTGCCGAGCTGGCGGTATGGACACTTGGCATGTCTATTCTGAACTTAAATAAAGGGGGTTTTACCTTACGCAACCTTAAGCATCTATTGTCGCCGCCTTTAATCAGTATATACTTTTCGGCGGGGCTTTTGCTGGCATTGCACATAGTAAACATGCCTATACAAAGATTATTCGATAGCAGCTTGATTATAGATTATACCCAAAAAACCATATACGAATTGGGGCAGGCTACTATTCCGATGTCCTTGATAATGGTGGGGGGAAGAATGGGAAAAATAAAACTTGGCGATTTAAAACAAAGAGACCTGTGGGCGGTAGCCTTGTTCAGGCTTATACTCATACCTGTTGCGGGCGTACTAATGCTCAAATTTCTATTCCCCCATCATCTTTATCTTAATGTCATGCTCATTGTGGCGGTTATGCCCTCAGCTATGGCCAGTCTGGTGTTGGGCGAATTGTATGGTGCCGATCAAAAACTGATTAGCGGTACCATATTGATAACCCACGCGCTATCATTAATTACTATTCCCTTGTGGCTTTTGCTTTTGCTCTAA
- a CDS encoding head GIN domain-containing protein, with protein sequence MTIKKLVFASIAVLIGLLIFVQISSAQREIRQVGNFNSIKVANGLDVYITQQNERGVEIEASKGQIHRIITEVKGETLHVYVKGSFKWNLKDTRKVYISSPIFKNITANGGADIHGTTAIKAENLNLECNGGADIYLSVYTNNLNLNCTGGADMLIEGTTEKLTASASGGADINAKKLKAKHATVSASGGGDVEVFASESLTANASGGGDVNYSGSPKMKQINESGGGDVSGY encoded by the coding sequence ATGACAATTAAAAAACTGGTATTCGCATCAATAGCTGTATTAATCGGCTTATTAATATTTGTTCAAATTAGTTCTGCCCAACGAGAAATTCGACAAGTAGGGAACTTTAATTCTATCAAGGTGGCCAACGGATTGGATGTGTATATAACGCAACAAAACGAACGGGGTGTTGAGATAGAAGCATCCAAAGGTCAAATACATAGAATTATTACGGAGGTTAAAGGCGAAACCCTGCATGTTTATGTAAAAGGCAGTTTTAAATGGAATTTAAAAGATACGCGAAAGGTTTACATCTCTTCTCCAATATTTAAAAATATTACAGCCAATGGAGGTGCAGATATACATGGAACAACGGCCATAAAAGCAGAAAACCTAAATTTAGAATGCAACGGAGGTGCTGATATTTATTTATCGGTGTACACCAATAATTTGAATTTAAATTGTACAGGGGGTGCAGATATGCTTATCGAAGGTACTACGGAAAAGCTCACCGCGTCGGCATCGGGTGGTGCCGATATCAACGCTAAAAAGCTAAAAGCGAAGCATGCAACAGTATCGGCAAGTGGGGGTGGTGACGTGGAAGTATTTGCTTCCGAATCGCTCACTGCCAATGCCAGTGGAGGTGGCGATGTAAACTATTCAGGTTCGCCAAAAATGAAACAAATTAACGAGTCGGGCGGTGGCGACGTTTCGGGTTATTGA
- a CDS encoding 2-oxoacid:ferredoxin oxidoreductase subunit beta: MSQKSELKYTDFKSNLSVRWCPGCGDHAILNAVQKAMANLQVEPHNVAVISGIGCSSRFPYYMNTYGFHTIHGRASAVASGVMVANPDLKVWQITGDGDALAIGGNHFIHLIRRNIDINVILFNNQIYGLTKGQYSPTSKRGFISKTSPYGTVEDPFRPGELTLGARGQFFARTIDKEIKLSIEVMEEAARHKGTSIVEVLQNCVIYNDKTHEAITDKKFKADRTIILRHGEKMIFGVDNNKGLVMDGMDIKAITIGEDGYTLDDVLVHDAYSPHAAIHRKLSNMDFPELPVALGVIRSVKDDCYDESVEQQLKEVQAKTSITTFEEMVNSGDVWEVE; this comes from the coding sequence ATGAGCCAAAAAAGCGAACTAAAATATACCGATTTTAAAAGTAATTTAAGTGTGCGCTGGTGCCCTGGCTGTGGCGACCACGCCATACTAAACGCGGTGCAGAAAGCCATGGCCAATTTACAGGTGGAGCCGCACAACGTGGCGGTTATATCTGGAATAGGTTGCTCGTCGCGCTTCCCCTATTACATGAACACCTATGGGTTCCATACCATACATGGGCGCGCTTCGGCAGTGGCTTCAGGTGTAATGGTGGCCAATCCGGATTTAAAAGTGTGGCAAATTACGGGCGATGGCGATGCACTGGCCATTGGCGGAAATCATTTTATTCATCTTATTCGCCGGAATATAGATATCAATGTTATCCTGTTTAACAACCAAATCTATGGCCTTACCAAAGGGCAATATTCGCCCACATCAAAGCGGGGCTTTATATCCAAAACATCGCCCTACGGAACAGTTGAAGATCCTTTTAGGCCGGGTGAATTGACACTGGGGGCTCGTGGTCAGTTTTTTGCCCGCACCATCGACAAAGAAATAAAACTTTCTATTGAGGTAATGGAAGAGGCGGCCAGGCACAAAGGTACTTCCATTGTGGAGGTGTTGCAAAACTGCGTTATCTATAACGATAAAACACATGAAGCCATTACCGATAAAAAGTTTAAGGCTGATAGAACCATCATACTGCGACATGGCGAAAAAATGATTTTTGGTGTGGATAACAACAAGGGCTTGGTGATGGACGGTATGGATATTAAAGCCATTACCATAGGTGAGGATGGCTATACCTTAGATGACGTTTTGGTGCACGATGCGTATAGTCCGCATGCTGCAATACACCGTAAACTCTCGAATATGGATTTTCCGGAATTGCCGGTGGCACTGGGAGTTATTCGATCGGTTAAAGATGATTGCTATGACGAATCGGTGGAACAACAGCTAAAAGAAGTGCAAGCCAAAACAAGCATAACTACTTTTGAAGAGATGGTGAACTCCGGCGATGTGTGGGAGGTGGAGTGA
- a CDS encoding 2-oxoacid:acceptor oxidoreductase subunit alpha, giving the protein MGRSSKVIERDEVVVRFSGDSGDGMQLTGTLFSNTSAVFGNDISTFPDYPAEIRAPQGTIGGVSGFQVHFGHSEVFTPGDYADVLVAMNPAALKANAKWIKHGGTIIMDVDSFDARNLEKAGYKTDDPITEDKLGDYHIIKAPITTLTKESLKDMGLDNKSILRSKNMYALGVVYWLFNRPMEHTTNYIKKKFAKNPLVVEANLKVLREGYNYGVIIQAVTPSYHINPAAVAKGKYRNLNGNVATAWGLIAAAKKANLELFLGSYPITPATEILQELSLRKDMGVKVFQAEDEIAGICTAIGASFAGDLAVTSTSGPGLALKGEAIGLAIIAELPLVIVNVQRGGPSTGLPTKTEQSDLMQALYGRNGESPCVVMAASSPINCFEYAFYAAKIAVEHMTPVILLTDGFLANGTQTWKIPDLADYPEIKAKRVAPEDEATWMPYQRDPETYVRSWVKVGTPGLMHRLGGLEKDEKTGGVSYDAENHERMVKYRAAKIKYIENNIPEQDILGQPDSDLLVVGWGGTFGHLYTAVEELAEEGVKVALAHFNYIQPLPKNTHEVLKQYNKILVCELNLGQFANYLRMNFPDIQYRQFNKMQGLPFTVVELKEQFKKILED; this is encoded by the coding sequence ATGGGTAGAAGTTCAAAAGTGATAGAGCGAGACGAGGTAGTAGTCCGTTTTTCGGGTGACTCAGGCGATGGCATGCAATTGACGGGAACCTTATTTTCAAATACTTCGGCAGTATTTGGTAATGATATTTCTACGTTCCCGGATTATCCGGCGGAGATAAGAGCCCCCCAGGGTACAATAGGTGGGGTGTCAGGTTTTCAGGTTCATTTTGGTCACAGTGAAGTGTTTACGCCCGGCGACTATGCCGATGTACTGGTGGCTATGAATCCTGCAGCCCTAAAAGCCAATGCCAAATGGATAAAACACGGAGGTACCATTATTATGGATGTAGACAGTTTTGATGCCAGAAATCTGGAAAAAGCCGGATACAAAACCGATGACCCCATAACCGAAGATAAATTAGGCGATTATCATATTATTAAAGCCCCTATCACTACCCTCACCAAGGAGAGCTTAAAAGATATGGGGCTCGATAATAAAAGTATTTTACGTAGTAAAAATATGTATGCGCTGGGCGTTGTATATTGGTTATTTAACCGCCCCATGGAGCATACCACCAATTATATAAAGAAAAAATTTGCCAAAAACCCACTGGTGGTCGAAGCTAATCTTAAAGTGCTGCGCGAAGGGTATAACTATGGTGTAATTATTCAGGCCGTAACCCCTTCGTATCATATAAACCCTGCTGCCGTTGCAAAAGGAAAGTACCGTAACCTTAATGGAAATGTGGCTACAGCATGGGGGTTGATTGCCGCCGCAAAAAAAGCCAATTTAGAGCTTTTTTTAGGTTCGTACCCTATCACCCCGGCCACGGAGATTCTTCAGGAACTATCCCTTCGCAAGGACATGGGCGTAAAGGTTTTTCAGGCCGAGGACGAGATAGCCGGTATATGTACTGCTATTGGTGCCAGCTTTGCCGGTGATTTAGCTGTTACAAGCACCTCCGGTCCCGGATTGGCTTTAAAGGGCGAGGCCATTGGCCTGGCAATTATTGCAGAACTTCCACTGGTTATTGTTAACGTACAGCGTGGTGGACCAAGTACCGGATTGCCCACCAAAACAGAGCAGAGCGATTTGATGCAGGCACTGTACGGGCGTAACGGTGAAAGTCCTTGTGTGGTGATGGCGGCCTCATCGCCAATTAACTGTTTTGAGTATGCCTTTTATGCCGCAAAGATAGCCGTTGAGCATATGACACCCGTAATATTGCTGACTGACGGTTTTTTGGCCAATGGAACGCAAACATGGAAAATACCCGACCTGGCGGATTATCCCGAAATTAAAGCTAAACGGGTGGCACCCGAAGATGAGGCAACGTGGATGCCCTATCAGCGCGACCCGGAAACCTATGTGCGTAGTTGGGTAAAAGTTGGCACCCCGGGTTTGATGCACCGTTTGGGTGGTCTAGAGAAAGACGAAAAGACAGGCGGAGTATCCTACGATGCCGAGAACCATGAAAGAATGGTGAAATATCGCGCGGCTAAAATTAAGTATATCGAAAACAATATTCCCGAACAGGATATCCTGGGACAGCCCGACAGCGATTTGCTGGTGGTGGGATGGGGTGGTACGTTTGGGCACCTTTATACTGCCGTCGAGGAACTTGCCGAGGAGGGCGTAAAAGTGGCCTTAGCGCATTTCAATTACATCCAGCCCCTGCCCAAAAATACCCATGAGGTACTCAAGCAGTATAACAAGATTTTGGTATGCGAACTCAATCTGGGTCAGTTTGCCAATTATTTACGTATGAACTTTCCTGATATTCAATACCGTCAGTTCAATAAAATGCAAGGCTTGCCATTTACCGTGGTAGAACTTAAAGAGCAATTTAAAAAAATATTGGAGGACTAG
- the dnaJ gene encoding molecular chaperone DnaJ, translating to MSKRDYYEVLEVNKSASAEEIKKAYRKKAVQHHPDKNPGDKVAEEKFKEAAEAYEVLSNPQKKSRYDQYGHAGVGGAAGGGFGGGGMSMDDIFSHFGDIFGGGGNFGGFSGFGGFGGGGRQRVNKGSNLRVKVTLTLDEVLKGVEKKIKVKKYVPCSHCTGSGAEGGASHSTCTSCQGSGQVTRISNTILGQMQTASTCPTCGGEGKIITNKCKHCAGEGIEKNEEVISINIPAGVEEGMQLSVSGKGNAARRGGINGDLLVLIQEAEHPELVRDGRDLLYNLFVSIPQATLGAPVEIPTLEGRVKVKVEAGTQPGKILRLRGKGLPEVNGYGRGDILVKIQVWIPKSLTREEKKVMEKMIESESFNPKPSSQEKNFFSKVKDMF from the coding sequence ATGTCGAAAAGAGATTATTACGAAGTTTTAGAGGTAAATAAAAGTGCCTCCGCCGAGGAAATCAAAAAAGCCTATCGGAAAAAGGCAGTGCAGCACCATCCTGATAAGAATCCGGGTGATAAGGTTGCTGAGGAAAAATTTAAAGAAGCCGCAGAAGCTTATGAGGTACTTAGTAATCCACAAAAAAAATCGCGTTACGATCAATATGGTCATGCCGGTGTAGGCGGAGCCGCAGGTGGCGGATTTGGTGGCGGTGGAATGTCTATGGATGACATTTTTTCGCACTTCGGCGATATTTTTGGTGGCGGTGGAAACTTTGGTGGTTTTAGTGGGTTCGGAGGATTTGGCGGTGGCGGCCGTCAGCGCGTAAATAAAGGCTCAAATCTGCGTGTAAAAGTTACCCTTACGCTGGATGAGGTGTTGAAAGGTGTAGAAAAAAAGATAAAAGTAAAAAAATATGTGCCCTGCAGTCATTGTACCGGCTCAGGCGCCGAAGGGGGGGCTTCCCACAGCACCTGTACAAGCTGTCAAGGTTCGGGTCAGGTAACCCGCATATCCAATACTATCTTGGGTCAGATGCAAACGGCATCTACCTGCCCTACCTGTGGTGGCGAAGGTAAAATAATTACCAACAAATGTAAGCACTGCGCCGGCGAGGGGATAGAGAAAAATGAGGAAGTAATTTCGATAAACATACCAGCCGGTGTTGAAGAAGGTATGCAGCTTTCGGTATCCGGAAAAGGGAACGCCGCACGCAGAGGTGGCATAAACGGCGATTTACTGGTATTAATACAAGAAGCCGAGCATCCTGAGTTAGTGCGAGACGGAAGAGATTTGCTGTACAATCTGTTTGTGAGCATACCACAGGCTACCTTAGGCGCGCCGGTGGAGATACCGACCCTCGAAGGACGTGTAAAAGTGAAAGTTGAAGCCGGCACACAACCAGGTAAAATTTTGAGGCTGCGGGGTAAAGGTCTACCCGAAGTTAATGGTTACGGCAGGGGAGATATTCTGGTGAAAATACAGGTTTGGATACCCAAAAGTTTAACACGTGAGGAGAAAAAAGTAATGGAAAAAATGATCGAATCCGAATCCTTTAACCCTAAACCATCATCGCAAGAGAAGAATTTCTTTAGTAAAGTGAAGGATATGTTTTGA
- a CDS encoding nucleotide exchange factor GrpE codes for MTTKESNKEKEESVMEDNISANQTDAAPGQEESAMENEDQTEEMTDLSPEEIQIEELTAKVSELNDRYLRLSAEYDNYRKRTLKERMELLKNAGEGLLSGILPVVDDFERAIAHLDDASDISAVKEGIDLIYNKFQEFLKRNGVVEIESIDKDFDTDLHEAVTKIPAPTNKMKGKVIDCIEKGYMLNDKVMRFAKVVVGE; via the coding sequence ATGACAACAAAAGAATCTAATAAGGAAAAAGAGGAGAGCGTGATGGAAGATAACATCAGCGCAAACCAAACCGATGCAGCCCCGGGGCAGGAAGAAAGCGCTATGGAAAATGAGGATCAAACGGAGGAGATGACTGACCTAAGCCCGGAGGAAATTCAGATTGAAGAGTTGACGGCAAAAGTATCAGAACTTAACGACAGATACTTGCGTTTGTCAGCCGAGTACGATAATTACCGTAAGCGCACTTTAAAAGAACGCATGGAACTATTGAAGAATGCCGGTGAGGGATTGCTCAGTGGGATATTGCCCGTGGTGGATGATTTTGAAAGGGCAATTGCACATTTGGATGATGCTTCCGATATTTCAGCGGTAAAAGAGGGGATTGATTTGATTTATAATAAATTTCAAGAATTCCTTAAGCGCAACGGGGTGGTAGAAATTGAGTCGATAGATAAAGATTTTGATACCGACCTGCATGAAGCAGTTACAAAAATTCCTGCACCAACAAATAAAATGAAAGGTAAAGTAATAGACTGTATCGAAAAAGGTTATATGCTGAACGATAAAGTAATGCGTTTTGCAAAAGTTGTTGTTGGAGAATAG
- a CDS encoding peroxiredoxin family protein, producing the protein MMKNRLKIIALLMLTLIVGVVSASNNDKAKIGLEIGNKAPEIKLLSPQGEVIALSSLKGKMVLIDFWASWCGPCRRENPHVVEAYQNYKDKHFVNGKGFTVYSVSLDKSKDKWTNAITQDNLSWPYHVSDLLGWNSKAAQAYGVRGIPDNFLIDGDGIIVAKRLRGAHLQATLKQLVK; encoded by the coding sequence ATGATGAAGAATAGATTAAAAATAATTGCCCTTCTGATGCTTACGCTTATTGTTGGAGTCGTATCAGCCTCAAATAATGACAAGGCTAAAATAGGGCTTGAAATCGGTAATAAAGCGCCAGAAATAAAATTGTTGTCACCACAAGGAGAAGTCATCGCTCTTTCTTCATTAAAAGGAAAAATGGTGTTGATCGATTTTTGGGCGTCATGGTGCGGCCCGTGTCGACGCGAAAATCCGCATGTGGTAGAGGCCTATCAAAATTATAAGGACAAGCATTTTGTTAATGGCAAAGGATTCACAGTATATAGTGTTTCATTGGATAAAAGTAAAGATAAATGGACAAATGCAATTACCCAGGATAATCTTTCGTGGCCATATCATGTAAGCGACCTGCTGGGTTGGAATTCTAAAGCGGCCCAAGCCTATGGTGTTAGAGGAATACCGGATAACTTTTTGATTGATGGCGACGGTATTATTGTAGCCAAACGTTTGAGGGGGGCACATTTGCAGGCAACACTTAAGCAATTGGTAAAATAA
- a CDS encoding TlpA family protein disulfide reductase, whose protein sequence is MRKLKLLLFVVLVGPGFLSFINGIPEPKVGLAIGDRVPELQTTLLNGSEFDLETLQGKMVLIDFWASYDGESRMENHQKMMLQKKFANSKFYKGEGFVIVSISLDRFKSPLKNAIKQDGFTNALHICDYKGAESSISKTFEVTRPINLLIDGDGRLVARSSSIDKVTESLEYLSRN, encoded by the coding sequence ATGAGAAAGCTAAAACTATTGTTATTCGTTGTATTAGTAGGGCCAGGTTTTTTATCGTTTATCAACGGCATCCCCGAACCAAAAGTAGGCTTAGCCATTGGAGATAGAGTTCCTGAATTACAAACAACCTTACTTAATGGCTCCGAATTTGATTTGGAAACATTGCAAGGAAAAATGGTTTTAATAGATTTTTGGGCGTCTTACGACGGGGAGTCCCGTATGGAAAATCACCAAAAAATGATGCTTCAAAAAAAATTTGCAAATAGTAAGTTTTACAAAGGCGAAGGATTTGTAATCGTATCTATTTCTCTCGACAGGTTTAAATCACCGCTAAAAAATGCCATCAAGCAGGATGGTTTTACAAATGCCCTGCACATATGCGATTACAAAGGTGCGGAATCATCTATCTCCAAAACATTTGAGGTAACACGACCTATTAACCTACTAATTGATGGCGACGGCCGCTTAGTGGCACGAAGCTCAAGTATTGACAAGGTGACGGAGTCACTGGAATATCTTTCTAGAAATTAA